The proteins below are encoded in one region of Candidatus Thiodiazotropha sp. LNASS1:
- a CDS encoding LysR family transcriptional regulator produces MIELTHLKIIAALKRHGTLTAAADALFLSQSALSHQIRYLEGKLGVELWERQGRRLRLTRAGIQLLKTAHEILPILEQTEQTLKALAEGKQGTLRIGVECYPCYEWLKDVIADYLSREPDVEVDIFHRFQFAGLEGLLNRHIDLLITPDRVDQPGLGFDTLFHYELMLLVSDSHPLADASWIKPEQLAQENLVTFPVAPERLDILTLFLWPAAVRTIKQKQIESFEIMLQMVAYNRGICTLPDWLAVKVSAELPLKALHLGSQGINRKLYAAYRHEDGGIGYLQRFLIRAKRFKP; encoded by the coding sequence ATGATAGAGCTGACCCACCTCAAGATCATCGCTGCCCTGAAGCGTCATGGAACGCTCACTGCCGCAGCCGATGCGCTCTTTCTCAGCCAGTCTGCGCTTTCACACCAAATACGATATTTAGAGGGAAAGCTGGGTGTTGAACTCTGGGAGAGGCAGGGGCGCCGGTTGAGGTTGACCCGTGCCGGCATACAGTTATTGAAGACGGCGCATGAAATTCTGCCCATCCTGGAGCAGACTGAGCAGACCTTAAAAGCCTTGGCTGAAGGGAAGCAGGGGACATTGCGTATCGGAGTAGAGTGCTATCCCTGTTATGAATGGTTGAAGGACGTTATTGCTGACTACTTGAGCCGTGAACCGGATGTGGAGGTGGATATTTTTCACCGTTTTCAATTTGCCGGGCTGGAAGGGCTGTTGAATCGTCATATCGATCTACTGATCACTCCGGATAGGGTGGATCAGCCTGGGCTTGGTTTCGATACGCTTTTCCATTATGAGTTGATGCTTTTGGTATCCGATTCCCACCCGTTGGCTGATGCATCATGGATTAAGCCGGAGCAGTTGGCGCAGGAGAACCTTGTCACTTTTCCGGTGGCGCCGGAGCGTCTGGATATCCTCACCCTGTTCCTATGGCCGGCGGCGGTGAGAACAATAAAACAGAAGCAGATTGAATCATTCGAGATTATGCTGCAGATGGTGGCCTATAATCGTGGCATCTGTACTTTACCGGACTGGTTGGCCGTCAAAGTAAGTGCGGAGCTGCCTTTGAAAGCGCTACATTTAGGGAGTCAAGGCATCAATAGGAAGTTGTATGCGGCCTATCGTCATGAAGATGGAGGGATCGGCTATTTGCAGCGATTTCTGATTAGGGCAAAACGATTTAAACCCTAA
- a CDS encoding bacteriohemerythrin yields MKRFLTWRDDWYLGIDEIDQQHLHLVDLVNQVADSVMTQNSESNDDGAAMRLVLQLQEETRQHFRDEEAFMRNHEYPQVSSHHREHALLQAEMSDLIREIEEGKRRLDIETLTSLKYWLIDHVIDSDMDIARYMNSR; encoded by the coding sequence ATGAAGAGATTTCTTACTTGGCGGGATGACTGGTATCTGGGGATCGATGAAATCGATCAGCAACATCTCCATCTGGTGGATCTGGTCAATCAGGTGGCAGACTCGGTTATGACGCAAAATTCAGAATCGAATGATGACGGAGCTGCGATGCGGCTGGTGCTGCAACTTCAAGAGGAGACCAGGCAGCATTTCAGGGATGAGGAGGCCTTTATGCGTAATCATGAATATCCTCAGGTCAGCAGTCATCATCGGGAACATGCACTGCTTCAGGCTGAGATGAGTGATTTGATAAGAGAGATAGAAGAGGGGAAACGCAGGCTCGATATAGAAACCCTGACTTCACTCAAGTATTGGCTTATCGATCATGTCATAGACAGCGATATGGATATAGCCCGTTACATGAACAGTCGATAA
- a CDS encoding L-serine ammonia-lyase, with product MAVSVFDLFKIGIGPSSSHTVGPMLAAKRFVETLSDERLLKVAHRIQIELFGSLGATGKGHGTDKALLLGLMGESPSTVDVQAIPQRIDAIREQKSVVLGSGLRLCFDMEGDLQFHRKKQLKLHANGMRFTAFDDKGKEISQNHFYSVGGGFVIEENAQGEVVISEDKTLLKYPFHSGEELLRVCDEQGLSISRLMLENEKSWRSEQTIRDSLLQIWHVMQQCVEQGCTTEGVLPGGLKVKRRAPRLYRQLSNDAELNQVPLGTMDWVNLFALAVNEENAAGGRVVTAPTNGAAGIVPAVLHYYWRFSPGATEDGVIRFLLCAGAIGILYKENASISGAEVGCQGEVGAACSMAAGALAEVLGGTPRQVENAAEIGMEHNLGLTCDPVGGLVQVPCIERNAMGAVKAINAARMALRGDGSHFVSLDKVIKTMRETGADMKTKYKETSRGGLAVNLVEC from the coding sequence ATGGCGGTGAGTGTTTTCGATCTCTTCAAAATCGGCATAGGCCCTTCCAGTTCCCACACCGTCGGGCCGATGCTGGCGGCCAAGCGATTTGTGGAAACACTGTCGGATGAGCGCCTGCTAAAGGTTGCACACAGAATTCAGATAGAGCTGTTCGGGTCATTGGGAGCTACCGGCAAGGGGCATGGGACGGATAAGGCACTATTGCTCGGACTCATGGGAGAGTCGCCCTCAACGGTGGATGTCCAGGCCATACCGCAGCGGATCGATGCTATCCGTGAGCAGAAATCAGTGGTGCTGGGCAGTGGACTGCGGCTCTGCTTCGATATGGAGGGTGATCTTCAGTTTCATCGGAAAAAACAGCTCAAACTGCATGCCAACGGTATGCGGTTCACGGCCTTCGACGATAAGGGGAAGGAGATTTCACAAAACCATTTTTATTCCGTTGGAGGTGGTTTTGTAATTGAGGAAAATGCGCAAGGCGAGGTTGTTATCAGTGAGGATAAAACCCTACTCAAGTATCCTTTTCATAGTGGCGAAGAGTTGTTGCGGGTCTGTGACGAGCAGGGGCTCTCCATCAGCCGGCTGATGTTGGAGAATGAAAAGTCATGGCGTAGTGAACAGACGATTCGCGACAGTTTGCTGCAGATATGGCATGTCATGCAGCAATGCGTGGAACAGGGTTGCACGACTGAAGGGGTGCTGCCGGGTGGATTAAAGGTTAAACGACGCGCTCCACGTCTCTACAGGCAGCTCAGTAACGATGCGGAACTCAATCAGGTGCCGCTTGGCACCATGGACTGGGTCAATCTGTTTGCTCTGGCGGTCAACGAGGAGAATGCCGCCGGAGGCCGGGTGGTGACCGCTCCCACTAATGGGGCTGCCGGAATTGTTCCCGCGGTACTCCACTACTATTGGCGTTTTTCACCGGGAGCAACGGAGGATGGTGTGATCAGATTCCTACTCTGTGCCGGTGCGATCGGTATCCTGTACAAAGAGAATGCCTCGATTTCCGGTGCCGAGGTGGGTTGTCAGGGTGAGGTCGGTGCTGCCTGTTCCATGGCTGCGGGTGCATTGGCCGAGGTATTGGGCGGCACGCCGCGCCAGGTTGAAAATGCCGCGGAGATAGGAATGGAGCACAATCTGGGCTTGACCTGCGATCCGGTAGGCGGCCTGGTGCAGGTGCCGTGTATCGAGCGTAATGCCATGGGTGCGGTAAAAGCCATAAATGCCGCGCGCATGGCCTTACGGGGAGACGGGTCGCACTTTGTTTCACTGGATAAAGTCATAAAAACCATGCGAGAGACCGGCGCGGATATGAAGACAAAATATAAAGAGACATCGAGGGGAGGGCTGGCAGTCAATCTTGTCGAGTGTTGA
- the sufB gene encoding Fe-S cluster assembly protein SufB — translation MTDSSVENLISTGYAEGFVTRIESDTLPPGLDESVIRAISSRKDEPEWMLEKRLQAYRHWLNMQQPDWAAIRYPAIDFQAISYYSSPKKKPQLASLDDVDPELLATYEKLGIPLDEQKALAGVAVDAVFDSVSVATTFRETLAEAGVIFCSMSEAIREYPELVQRYMGSVVPYKDNYFAALNSAVFSDGTFVYIPRGVMCPMELSTYFRINEAQTGQFERTLIVAEEASQVSYLEGCTAPMRDENQLHAAVVELVAMTDAKIKYSTVQNWYPGDSEGRGGIYNFVTKRGDCRGDRSHISWTQVETGSAVTWKYPSCILRGDDSVGEFYSVAVTKGRQQADTGTKMIHMGKNSRSTIVSKGISAMQGSNAYRGLVRIAAKAENARNHTQCDSLLIGDRCGAHTFPYIEVKNPTAQVEHEATTSKVSEDQLFYCRQRGLSDEDAVSMIINGFCKEVFNELPMEFAVEAQKLLAVSLEGAVG, via the coding sequence ATGACCGATAGTAGTGTGGAGAATCTCATAAGCACCGGATATGCAGAGGGATTCGTCACTCGGATTGAATCGGATACGCTGCCGCCAGGTTTGGACGAGTCGGTAATCCGTGCCATATCGTCACGCAAAGACGAGCCGGAATGGATGCTTGAAAAGCGCCTCCAGGCGTATCGCCATTGGCTGAATATGCAGCAACCGGACTGGGCAGCCATCCGTTATCCCGCTATCGATTTCCAGGCAATCTCCTACTACTCCTCACCGAAGAAAAAACCGCAACTTGCCAGCCTTGACGATGTGGACCCGGAGTTGCTGGCCACCTACGAAAAGTTGGGGATTCCCCTTGACGAGCAGAAGGCACTGGCCGGCGTGGCGGTGGATGCAGTCTTTGACAGTGTTTCGGTGGCGACAACATTCCGGGAGACACTGGCTGAAGCGGGTGTGATCTTCTGCTCCATGTCGGAGGCGATACGCGAATATCCGGAACTGGTGCAGCGCTACATGGGATCGGTGGTCCCCTATAAGGATAACTATTTCGCCGCTTTGAACAGCGCGGTGTTCAGTGACGGAACCTTTGTCTATATACCCAGGGGTGTGATGTGTCCGATGGAGTTGTCCACCTATTTTCGTATCAATGAGGCACAGACAGGGCAGTTTGAACGCACCCTGATCGTCGCCGAAGAGGCTAGTCAGGTAAGCTACCTTGAAGGCTGTACCGCTCCGATGCGGGATGAGAATCAACTCCATGCGGCAGTCGTGGAGTTGGTGGCCATGACTGATGCAAAGATTAAATATTCAACGGTGCAAAACTGGTATCCGGGCGACAGTGAGGGCCGTGGCGGTATATACAACTTCGTGACCAAACGGGGGGATTGCCGGGGTGACCGTTCACACATCTCGTGGACCCAGGTTGAGACAGGGTCCGCGGTTACCTGGAAGTATCCCAGTTGTATCCTGCGTGGGGATGACAGTGTGGGTGAGTTCTATTCCGTGGCTGTGACCAAGGGCAGGCAACAGGCGGATACCGGCACCAAGATGATCCATATGGGCAAGAACAGCCGCAGCACCATAGTATCCAAGGGTATATCGGCGATGCAGGGCAGCAATGCCTATCGGGGTCTGGTACGCATTGCGGCGAAGGCGGAAAACGCGAGAAACCACACCCAGTGCGATTCCCTCTTGATCGGTGATCGTTGTGGCGCCCATACCTTTCCCTATATCGAAGTGAAGAATCCCACCGCCCAGGTGGAGCATGAAGCCACAACCTCGAAGGTGAGTGAGGATCAACTGTTCTACTGTCGTCAGCGTGGCCTCTCGGATGAGGATGCGGTGTCGATGATCATTAACGGCTTCTGCAAAGAGGTCTTCAACGAGCTGCCGATGGAGTTTGCCGTTGAGGCTCAGAAGCTGCTTGCTGTGAGTCTGGAAGGGGCGGTTGGTTGA
- the sufC gene encoding Fe-S cluster assembly ATPase SufC — translation MLTIKNLRASVEDKTILNGVDLQINAGEVHAIMGPNGSGKSTLAHVLSGRDGYHVTDGNVSYMGENLLDLEVEERAHRGLFLALQYPVELPGVNNMTFLRESMNAIRKANGEEEIDAVSFMKLVRAKAKQVKLDEKLLKRSVNTGFSGGEKKRNEIFQMAMLEPRLAILDETDSGLDIDALRTVADGVNMLRSEERALLVVTHYQRLLDYIQPDFVHVLVAGRIIRSGGKELALELEEKGYGWLIDEDAA, via the coding sequence ATGTTGACGATAAAGAATTTACGGGCCAGCGTGGAAGACAAAACGATCCTGAATGGGGTCGATCTGCAGATCAATGCAGGCGAAGTGCATGCCATCATGGGACCTAACGGGTCGGGAAAGAGCACTTTGGCGCATGTCCTTTCAGGAAGGGATGGTTATCATGTGACTGACGGTAATGTGAGTTATATGGGTGAGAATCTGCTCGACCTGGAGGTTGAAGAACGGGCGCACAGAGGGCTTTTTCTCGCATTGCAATATCCGGTTGAGCTACCCGGAGTGAACAACATGACCTTCTTGCGGGAATCGATGAATGCGATACGCAAGGCTAACGGTGAAGAGGAGATTGATGCGGTCAGTTTCATGAAGCTTGTACGCGCCAAAGCAAAACAGGTGAAGCTGGATGAAAAGCTGCTCAAGCGTTCGGTGAATACGGGTTTCTCGGGGGGTGAAAAAAAGCGCAACGAGATTTTTCAGATGGCTATGCTGGAACCGCGGCTGGCTATTTTGGATGAGACGGATTCCGGTCTCGACATAGATGCCCTGCGAACAGTCGCGGATGGTGTGAATATGCTGCGTTCAGAAGAGAGAGCCTTGCTGGTGGTAACCCATTATCAGCGTTTGCTTGACTATATTCAGCCGGATTTCGTCCATGTGCTGGTGGCGGGCCGCATTATTCGTTCCGGAGGCAAGGAGTTGGCGTTGGAGTTGGAGGAGAAGGGGTATGGCTGGCTGATTGATGAGGATGCGGCATGA
- the sufD gene encoding Fe-S cluster assembly protein SufD, with translation MNMHGYRETAQRTIDSLAHDNGDWLIEQRRAAMERMTELGFPHARQEAWRYTGVEGLLQKGFISTPSVLDSSRDIAIDRMLEGPVAGRLVFVDGSYHPGLSMDIEQTGFRIGNLRAAMATGDQSVLSSVGNLSGVGDHAFAAMNMATQQDGAVIQLSKGVVIEQPIELLHITTRKRGGHAQQIRHLVELDADASVSLIERYLSAGDDHDYFNNVVCEIDLAEGATLRHQRVQQESNHAYHLCGLYVSLGRDARYLGVNAALGGAWSRTEFHHRFSGEGAECEIDGLYVAGDGQLTDFHLDVDHSVPRCRSRENFKGILHGVGRAVFDGLIRVGIDSQKSQAHLHNANLMLSNKAEIDTKPQLVILADDVQCSHGTSVGRLDEQALFYLRSRGIDAHQARRLLCLGFAEEIIDRFVTDSLRVEIRSDLEKRMRF, from the coding sequence ATGAATATGCACGGCTACCGAGAGACGGCGCAACGTACCATTGACAGCCTGGCCCATGACAATGGAGATTGGCTCATTGAACAGCGACGTGCTGCGATGGAGCGCATGACTGAACTCGGCTTTCCCCATGCCCGCCAGGAGGCCTGGCGTTATACGGGTGTGGAGGGTTTGTTGCAAAAGGGGTTTATATCGACCCCTTCAGTATTGGATTCATCCCGGGATATCGCCATCGATCGTATGCTCGAGGGTCCTGTTGCTGGGCGTCTGGTGTTCGTGGACGGTAGCTACCACCCCGGGCTGTCGATGGACATTGAGCAGACAGGGTTCAGGATAGGAAATCTGCGCGCAGCCATGGCCACAGGTGATCAGTCGGTGCTCAGCTCGGTGGGTAATCTGTCCGGGGTGGGAGATCATGCCTTCGCCGCCATGAATATGGCGACCCAACAGGATGGCGCCGTAATTCAGCTGTCGAAAGGTGTTGTGATCGAGCAGCCCATAGAGTTGTTGCATATAACAACCCGTAAGAGAGGCGGGCATGCACAACAGATACGCCACCTGGTCGAGTTGGATGCGGATGCTTCGGTTAGCCTCATAGAGCGTTATCTGTCGGCGGGTGATGACCACGACTACTTCAACAATGTCGTTTGCGAGATCGATCTGGCGGAGGGAGCAACCCTGAGACACCAACGTGTGCAGCAGGAGAGCAATCATGCCTATCATCTGTGCGGCCTCTATGTCAGTTTGGGCCGGGATGCCCGCTATCTGGGTGTGAATGCGGCACTGGGCGGTGCATGGTCACGTACTGAGTTCCATCATCGGTTCTCCGGGGAAGGTGCGGAATGTGAAATCGACGGCCTCTATGTGGCGGGTGATGGTCAATTGACGGATTTCCATCTCGATGTGGATCACAGCGTGCCCCGTTGCCGAAGCCGGGAGAATTTCAAAGGTATTCTGCATGGGGTGGGAAGAGCGGTATTTGACGGTTTGATCCGGGTCGGGATCGATTCGCAGAAGAGCCAGGCGCATCTGCACAACGCTAATCTGATGCTCTCAAACAAGGCCGAAATCGACACTAAACCCCAGTTGGTTATCCTCGCGGATGATGTGCAGTGCAGCCATGGTACAAGTGTGGGCCGGCTGGATGAACAGGCACTCTTCTATCTTCGCTCGCGGGGAATCGATGCGCATCAGGCACGGCGTCTGTTGTGTCTCGGCTTTGCCGAAGAAATTATCGACAGGTTTGTCACAGATTCCCTGCGTGTAGAGATCAGGAGTGATCTGGAAAAGCGGATGCGGTTTTGA
- a CDS encoding SUF system Fe-S cluster assembly protein, with the protein MSGLQINETGSRTLPTRDALIEALCTVYDPEIPVNIYDLGLIYRLEVDAEGKVEVDMTLTAPACPVAGTLPYEVGRVIDAVPGVTDATIRLVWQPPWSQERMSDEAKFQLGLL; encoded by the coding sequence ATGAGTGGACTGCAAATCAACGAAACCGGCAGCAGAACGCTACCCACACGGGATGCGTTGATTGAGGCCCTGTGCACTGTTTACGATCCTGAGATACCGGTCAATATCTATGATCTGGGATTGATCTATCGCCTGGAAGTGGATGCCGAGGGCAAGGTCGAAGTCGATATGACCCTCACGGCACCCGCCTGTCCGGTGGCGGGTACGCTGCCATACGAGGTCGGCAGAGTGATCGATGCAGTGCCGGGCGTCACCGATGCCACCATAAGGTTGGTGTGGCAGCCTCCCTGGAGCCAGGAGAGGATGAGTGATGAAGCAAAATTTCAGCTGGGACTACTTTAA
- a CDS encoding HesB/IscA family protein — MAIQLTESAAGHVKSMLSHRDGAIGLRLGTRKSGCTGFAYVVDYAVRVGEDDRLFESHGVKIVVDSKSLPMLDGMTVDYVKANMLNEGFDFINPNSKEQCGCGESFSV, encoded by the coding sequence ATGGCAATTCAACTGACTGAGAGCGCCGCCGGGCATGTCAAATCGATGCTGTCTCATAGAGATGGCGCAATTGGATTGCGTCTGGGTACCAGAAAGAGCGGCTGTACCGGTTTCGCTTATGTGGTCGACTATGCAGTACGGGTGGGAGAGGATGATCGATTGTTCGAATCCCATGGTGTAAAAATCGTTGTCGATAGTAAGAGCTTGCCGATGCTCGACGGTATGACAGTGGATTATGTCAAGGCGAATATGCTCAATGAGGGTTTCGATTTCATCAATCCGAATAGCAAGGAACAGTGTGGTTGCGGTGAGTCTTTCAGTGTGTAA
- a CDS encoding SufE family protein, with protein MSEIDEIVENFEFFDNWDGRYQYLIELGEALPAMPDVLKVEENWVKPCMSTVHVSAHRDEDNPALIFFKGDCDTAIIKGVLALLIDLLSHRTLSEIHELDVDALFTRLKLQEHLSPSRHVGIYAIVEKMIERAEALSKVETSKLEPTILS; from the coding sequence ATGAGCGAAATCGACGAGATCGTGGAAAACTTCGAGTTTTTCGACAATTGGGACGGGCGTTATCAATACCTCATTGAACTGGGAGAGGCGTTGCCCGCCATGCCGGATGTTTTGAAGGTGGAAGAGAACTGGGTCAAGCCCTGTATGAGTACCGTTCACGTCTCAGCACATCGGGATGAAGACAATCCGGCGCTGATCTTTTTCAAAGGCGATTGTGATACCGCGATCATCAAGGGTGTGCTGGCGCTTTTGATAGACCTGCTATCCCATCGTACCTTGAGTGAAATTCATGAGTTGGACGTGGATGCTCTCTTCACGCGACTTAAGCTGCAGGAGCATCTGAGTCCGAGCAGGCATGTCGGCATCTATGCCATTGTGGAAAAAATGATCGAGAGGGCCGAGGCCCTCTCGAAAGTCGAGACATCAAAGCTCGAGCCAACCATTTTGTCGTAA
- a CDS encoding methyl-accepting chemotaxis protein has protein sequence MFGISNKKQISQLQQQLEEKSGQVELQAAQISTLQEENAQLRQRIEEESKELHLQQQLLGNFSTLSDSFSELQHSLMHTATNMKDEKVNAIRGSEISTQAIASVEVMHSEIDSVTQISQQSSESVDKLGTIADNISNFVSIIQGISEQTNLLALNAAIEAARAGEMGRGFAVVADEVRSLAGRTREATTEIAALVDTITQETKKSMDTMSSMMDVTHNFQNQVSDSIATIKQQFELSKSMEETISSTSLRTFVELAKFDHLVFKFSIYKAFLGLAELPADALSDHRSCRLGQWYYNGEGVSCFSNLPGYREIEAPHQDVHKYGKQALIHLESGDKQASINNIGMMEEASMQVISNLEGLAQSGESNAHILCTDDAQ, from the coding sequence ATGTTTGGCATATCTAATAAGAAACAGATCTCTCAGTTACAACAGCAGTTGGAAGAGAAGAGCGGTCAGGTCGAATTGCAGGCCGCACAGATCTCCACACTCCAGGAAGAGAATGCACAATTGCGTCAACGGATTGAAGAGGAATCAAAAGAACTGCATCTGCAACAACAGTTACTGGGAAATTTTTCCACACTGAGTGACTCTTTCAGTGAGCTTCAGCACTCTTTGATGCATACAGCCACGAACATGAAAGATGAAAAGGTGAATGCCATCCGCGGTTCTGAGATTTCAACCCAGGCAATCGCCAGCGTCGAGGTCATGCACAGTGAAATCGACAGTGTCACCCAGATCTCCCAACAGAGTTCCGAAAGTGTTGATAAACTGGGTACGATCGCCGATAACATCAGTAATTTCGTCAGTATCATTCAGGGCATATCGGAACAGACCAACCTGCTGGCATTGAATGCGGCAATCGAGGCTGCGCGTGCTGGCGAGATGGGAAGGGGGTTTGCCGTGGTCGCCGATGAAGTTCGCAGTCTGGCCGGGCGTACACGGGAGGCTACAACGGAAATCGCCGCATTGGTTGACACCATCACGCAAGAGACAAAGAAATCGATGGATACCATGTCATCGATGATGGATGTAACCCACAATTTTCAGAATCAGGTCTCAGATTCCATCGCAACCATCAAACAGCAATTCGAGCTTTCGAAATCGATGGAGGAGACCATCTCCTCAACCTCACTGCGGACCTTCGTGGAGCTGGCGAAGTTCGATCATCTGGTTTTCAAGTTCAGCATCTACAAGGCCTTTCTCGGTCTGGCCGAGCTCCCCGCCGACGCGCTCTCTGATCACAGGAGTTGCCGCCTGGGCCAGTGGTATTATAACGGCGAAGGGGTTTCTTGCTTCTCCAACCTTCCCGGTTATCGTGAAATCGAAGCACCCCATCAGGACGTTCACAAATACGGCAAACAGGCCCTTATTCATCTTGAAAGCGGGGATAAACAGGCCAGTATCAACAACATCGGCATGATGGAAGAGGCCAGTATGCAGGTCATATCGAACCTTGAGGGATTGGCACAGTCTGGCGAGTCTAATGCGCATATCCTGTGCACGGATGATGCACAATGA
- a CDS encoding SIMPL domain-containing protein (The SIMPL domain is named for its presence in mouse protein SIMPL (signalling molecule that associates with mouse pelle-like kinase). Bacterial member BP26, from Brucella, was shown to assemble into a channel-like structure, while YggE from E. coli has been associated with resistance to oxidative stress.) has protein sequence MSRSSIQKLPASLLVCLSLMVPQSPLQAEGQTHHYDHVKLHSSASAEVENDTLIAVLYAQKEGSDPGSLTDSVNRLIAQAVSEATGREGIKVQTLGYQTSPIYQQQRLTGWRVRQSIRLQSTHSDRLSKLLNQLQSTLALDSISYAISPAQREKVEESLTLQAIDAFRKRADLVTKQFGRNAYRLVEISIQASDRPVQPFRMRANMMALEGASAAPTLAAGSQTLRIEATGTIELQLDR, from the coding sequence ATGTCCAGATCGAGCATACAGAAACTACCCGCATCTCTCCTCGTCTGTCTCAGCCTGATGGTGCCGCAATCCCCACTACAGGCTGAGGGACAGACCCACCACTACGATCATGTGAAACTACACAGCAGTGCTTCGGCTGAAGTTGAGAACGACACCCTGATCGCGGTCCTCTATGCACAGAAGGAGGGGAGTGACCCTGGATCGCTGACTGATAGCGTCAACCGCCTGATCGCTCAGGCCGTTAGTGAAGCAACAGGCAGAGAAGGCATCAAGGTACAGACCCTCGGCTATCAGACTTCGCCAATCTACCAGCAGCAGAGGCTGACTGGCTGGCGTGTACGCCAATCGATCCGCCTGCAGAGCACCCACAGCGACAGGCTGAGTAAACTGCTGAATCAGCTGCAGTCAACCCTGGCTCTGGACTCAATCAGCTATGCAATCTCGCCGGCGCAAAGGGAAAAGGTGGAGGAGTCGCTGACGCTGCAGGCGATCGACGCCTTCCGCAAACGTGCTGACCTGGTGACGAAACAGTTTGGACGAAACGCATATCGCCTGGTGGAAATATCAATACAGGCATCGGACCGGCCGGTTCAGCCTTTCCGAATGCGCGCCAACATGATGGCCCTGGAGGGAGCATCTGCTGCCCCTACACTCGCTGCGGGAAGTCAGACACTGCGCATCGAGGCCACCGGCACCATCGAGTTGCAGTTAGACCGGTAA